The Mycoplasmopsis equigenitalium genome contains a region encoding:
- a CDS encoding BMP family lipoprotein encodes MTKFKKIMLGSLATVSGVVAVTATSCGGPKYTEEELQAQKIVDNVYLVTDGGSVSDKSFNEQGKNALEYILTGTGLNTLNNINSPLKVDAEDIAKGYITADNKENVEFVIAPGFNHITAMGKFFKNHKDTNLKFILVDGVHNPMDFSAKPPVAVWDAQHEKNVAGITFNTNESAFFVGVYAAKYLVEIMKDDTPMVSAWGGGNFPGVTDFITGFINGVKYYNETLLPEFKKTTPSAKAVKFALSSNRTEQFNSGFEPKGKGEGIAKALIGAGADIIMPVAGSQTKNLLDEIAKSSDEVKGRVKVIGVDTDQKLAFGDKSQYFLTSVEKNLKDAIIKVYTKLLKEANKDNPDFKLTKALESVTIEESIKGLGETTVGTLENGLVSFSTPSKKLAGGKYEEAQKLYEQIKNDATIRAKALDKDNPAGAWTDATKDDWQAKIDDLNAKAGW; translated from the coding sequence CTGAAGAAGAGTTACAAGCACAAAAAATTGTTGATAATGTATACCTTGTAACTGATGGTGGATCTGTATCAGATAAATCATTTAACGAACAAGGTAAAAATGCCCTAGAATACATTCTTACAGGTACAGGATTAAACACTTTAAACAATATTAATTCACCTCTTAAAGTTGATGCAGAAGATATTGCTAAAGGTTATATAACTGCAGATAACAAAGAAAATGTTGAATTTGTTATTGCTCCTGGTTTCAACCACATTACTGCAATGGGTAAATTCTTTAAAAACCACAAAGATACTAACTTAAAATTCATTTTAGTTGATGGTGTTCACAACCCTATGGATTTCTCAGCTAAACCTCCTGTAGCAGTATGAGATGCACAACATGAAAAGAATGTTGCTGGTATTACTTTCAACACTAATGAATCAGCATTTTTCGTTGGTGTATATGCTGCTAAATATTTAGTAGAAATTATGAAAGACGATACTCCTATGGTTTCAGCATGAGGTGGAGGTAACTTCCCTGGCGTTACTGACTTTATTACCGGTTTTATTAATGGTGTAAAATACTACAACGAAACTTTATTACCAGAATTCAAGAAAACCACACCAAGTGCTAAAGCAGTTAAATTCGCTTTATCAAGCAACAGAACCGAACAATTTAATTCAGGTTTTGAACCAAAAGGTAAAGGTGAAGGTATCGCTAAAGCGCTTATTGGTGCGGGCGCTGATATCATTATGCCTGTTGCTGGTTCTCAAACCAAAAACCTTCTTGACGAAATTGCTAAATCAAGTGATGAAGTTAAAGGTAGAGTTAAAGTAATTGGTGTTGATACTGACCAAAAATTAGCATTTGGCGACAAATCTCAATACTTCTTAACATCAGTTGAAAAAAATCTTAAAGACGCTATTATTAAGGTTTACACAAAATTACTAAAAGAAGCAAACAAAGACAACCCTGATTTCAAATTAACCAAAGCGCTTGAAAGTGTAACAATTGAAGAATCAATTAAAGGTTTAGGTGAAACAACAGTAGGTACATTAGAAAACGGTTTAGTTTCTTTCTCAACCCCAAGTAAAAAACTTGCTGGTGGTAAATACGAAGAAGCACAAAAACTTTACGAACAAATAAAAAATGATGCAACTATCAGAGCTAAAGCTCTTGATAAAGACAATCCAGCCGGTGCTTGAACTGATGCAACCAAAGATGATTGACAAGCAAAAATCGATGATTTAAACGCTAAAGCTGGTTGATAA
- a CDS encoding ABC transporter ATP-binding protein, giving the protein MYAVEMKNITKAFGSFKANDDITLRVKENTIHALIGENGAGKSTLMSILFGLYQPTSGKILINNHIVNINSPLKANLLGIGMVHQHFKLVEDFTVLENIVLNNEDAFGNIFLDYSKAKKKLKELMEKYNFKIDLNKKIYNCSVAEQQRTEILKMLYRDSEILIFDEPTAVLSPEQIDKFLEALLDLKAKGKTIILITHKLDELKKVADTGTVIRLGKFVSDVDIKSITHKELSTLMVGEDIKEIVKENEVNNNDIIFKIENLNVNKKGYKNVLGLKDFSLDIKAGEIVGIAGVEGNGQSELINAISGLSGIKGGSIKFQVDKRNNVHMRFWEFIAKMKKYIKNNPNYDIRLAEFKELTNLKSHEKIEFEFDKVENYKQEFYHCLETIDREYVQDTASARKHLQFLVMAYAKFNKAIKNSNRYVSAENAKTYERTCLKHKAEDIDENKFWIRLDKMNINSKYLAGVAHIPEDRHLHGLVLDLNLSENAVSQIIANHPFSKYKIVQYSEIKKFSQKIVDNFDVRSSSGVNSMARGLSGGNQQKFIVGRELSKPSELIIISQPTRGLDVGAINLIHKYILEAKAQKKAILLISYEIDEIITLADRVVVLNGGSNQGVLEHAQISRNKLGELMARKVD; this is encoded by the coding sequence ATGTATGCTGTAGAAATGAAAAATATTACTAAAGCATTTGGTTCATTTAAAGCAAACGATGACATTACATTACGTGTTAAAGAAAACACCATTCACGCTCTAATTGGCGAAAACGGTGCTGGTAAATCGACATTAATGTCAATTTTATTTGGTTTGTATCAACCTACAAGTGGAAAAATTTTAATTAACAACCATATTGTTAATATCAATTCACCACTTAAGGCAAACCTTTTAGGTATTGGTATGGTGCATCAACACTTCAAGTTAGTTGAAGACTTTACAGTGCTTGAAAATATTGTTTTAAATAACGAAGATGCATTTGGTAATATCTTTTTAGACTATTCAAAAGCAAAGAAAAAACTTAAAGAATTAATGGAAAAATATAACTTTAAGATTGATTTAAACAAAAAAATCTATAACTGTTCAGTGGCCGAACAACAAAGAACAGAAATTCTTAAAATGTTATATCGTGACTCAGAAATTTTAATTTTTGACGAGCCAACAGCGGTGCTTAGTCCCGAACAAATTGATAAATTCCTTGAAGCATTATTAGATTTAAAAGCAAAAGGAAAAACGATAATCTTGATTACTCATAAACTTGATGAGTTGAAGAAAGTTGCTGATACAGGAACTGTTATTCGTTTAGGCAAATTTGTGTCTGATGTTGATATTAAGTCAATTACTCACAAAGAATTATCAACTCTTATGGTTGGTGAAGATATTAAAGAAATCGTTAAAGAAAACGAAGTAAACAACAACGATATTATTTTCAAAATCGAAAATCTTAACGTTAATAAAAAAGGATATAAAAACGTTCTTGGATTAAAGGATTTTTCACTTGATATTAAAGCGGGAGAAATTGTTGGGATTGCCGGTGTTGAAGGTAATGGTCAAAGTGAGTTAATTAATGCAATCTCAGGTTTATCAGGAATTAAAGGCGGAAGCATAAAATTCCAAGTTGATAAACGCAACAACGTTCATATGCGTTTCTGAGAATTCATTGCTAAAATGAAAAAATATATCAAGAACAACCCAAATTACGATATTAGATTAGCCGAGTTCAAAGAACTTACTAATTTAAAATCTCATGAAAAAATTGAGTTTGAATTTGATAAAGTAGAAAATTACAAACAAGAATTTTATCATTGTCTTGAAACAATTGACCGTGAATATGTACAAGATACTGCTAGTGCACGAAAACATCTTCAATTCTTGGTTATGGCATACGCAAAGTTTAATAAAGCAATTAAAAATTCGAATCGTTACGTTTCAGCTGAAAATGCTAAAACATATGAAAGAACTTGCTTAAAACATAAAGCAGAAGATATTGATGAAAACAAATTCTGAATTCGTTTAGATAAAATGAATATTAACTCAAAATATTTAGCAGGTGTTGCGCATATTCCTGAAGATCGTCATCTGCACGGGTTAGTGCTTGATCTTAATTTAAGCGAAAATGCTGTTTCACAAATTATTGCTAATCACCCATTTTCAAAATATAAGATAGTTCAATATTCTGAAATCAAAAAATTCTCACAAAAAATTGTTGATAATTTTGACGTTCGTAGCTCAAGCGGAGTTAATTCAATGGCTCGTGGCTTAAGTGGTGGTAACCAACAAAAATTTATTGTTGGTCGTGAACTTTCAAAACCAAGTGAATTAATTATTATTTCACAACCAACAAGAGGATTGGATGTTGGTGCAATTAACCTTATTCATAAATATATTTTAGAAGCGAAAGCGCAAAAAAAAGCTATCTTATTAATCAGTTATGAAATTGATGAAATTATCACACTTGCTGATCGTGTTGTTGTTCTTAATGGTGGTAGCAATCAAGGTGTGCTAGAACATGCACAAATTTCAAGAAATAAACTTGGCGAATTAATGGCTAGAAAGGTGGATTAG
- a CDS encoding ABC transporter permease encodes MNKVNNVGIKVLKFLRGDSLSGALSKIKGSIFAILLGMLVSILPMLIDVFGCDASIPSAFRGLFKIPLDSNLITTTIISISIFILVGGGIGISFKTGLFNIGASGQMMLSGGLSVLIALTAPAPQIPRILWVLILFVFSMIVGALLAGIAGFLKAFGNVHEVITTIMLNWIVYFVMRQLTDQKIFRRDLGNGSKKISEAYQLDITSGFEVATVFIVAIAFMIILAFIFKYTKLGFSMRMNGLNTSAAKYSGINNRLTTIYSMLFSGALAGAGGYLYYTVIKGAIPDFMGTLDTVGFEAITVTLLSFSSPIGAIPAGIFYGILHEGTGYAYGASNMGRETFGLVIGIIILFASLSAVFASIHPYIALRNKIIEWSNSDIKNTKAAIKESIRKRTREFNTLKKNYLVDQKNIVNDFLKQSSNPKALSVENYELAQKLGYHKFIAKYLQNEYNQQLKSLNAKLKANEISLVDHSVSLRRLLHDFTMNSENQNINFLKTEKIKFKSDISAAKNKYKLYKNDMCREIVDGFWQRIYAQIYTLKNQEVVELKNNKQQALTANNEHFDKLIEEAKKDIQDQQLLKDKIKEISTEKTEKRKEILKKHNSIIVEKQLAIWKERSELKTQQSQGGK; translated from the coding sequence ATGAACAAAGTTAACAATGTTGGTATTAAAGTATTAAAGTTCTTACGTGGTGATTCACTTAGTGGCGCATTAAGTAAGATCAAGGGATCAATTTTCGCAATTCTTCTAGGGATGCTTGTTTCTATATTGCCAATGCTTATTGATGTTTTTGGCTGTGATGCATCGATTCCTAGTGCGTTTAGAGGTCTATTTAAAATACCACTAGATTCTAATTTGATTACAACTACAATTATAAGTATTTCAATTTTTATTTTAGTTGGTGGTGGTATTGGTATTAGTTTTAAAACAGGACTATTTAATATTGGTGCAAGTGGTCAAATGATGCTTTCGGGTGGTTTGTCAGTTTTAATTGCACTTACCGCTCCTGCACCACAAATACCACGTATTTTATGAGTTTTAATTTTATTTGTTTTTTCAATGATTGTAGGGGCATTACTTGCCGGAATCGCTGGTTTTCTTAAGGCGTTTGGTAATGTTCACGAAGTTATTACTACAATTATGTTAAACTGAATAGTTTATTTTGTAATGCGTCAACTAACCGACCAAAAAATCTTCCGTCGTGATTTAGGAAACGGATCAAAGAAAATTTCTGAAGCATATCAACTTGATATAACTTCAGGATTTGAAGTGGCGACAGTCTTTATAGTGGCGATTGCATTTATGATTATTCTTGCATTCATTTTTAAATACACAAAACTTGGTTTTAGTATGAGAATGAATGGTTTAAACACAAGCGCTGCTAAATATTCGGGGATAAATAATCGTCTAACAACTATTTATTCAATGTTATTCTCAGGAGCGCTTGCTGGTGCCGGTGGTTATTTATACTACACAGTAATTAAAGGAGCAATTCCTGACTTCATGGGAACATTAGATACTGTCGGATTTGAAGCAATTACTGTTACACTACTTTCGTTTTCATCACCGATTGGGGCAATTCCCGCAGGAATCTTCTATGGAATTCTACATGAAGGAACTGGATACGCATACGGTGCATCTAATATGGGGCGTGAAACCTTTGGATTAGTTATTGGTATTATTATTCTTTTCGCCTCGCTTTCAGCAGTGTTCGCAAGTATTCACCCTTACATTGCGTTACGTAATAAAATAATTGAGTGAAGCAATTCTGATATTAAGAATACGAAAGCCGCGATTAAAGAAAGTATAAGAAAACGAACTCGGGAATTCAACACACTTAAAAAGAATTACCTTGTTGATCAAAAAAATATCGTTAATGACTTCTTAAAACAATCATCAAACCCTAAAGCATTAAGTGTTGAAAACTATGAATTAGCACAAAAACTTGGATATCACAAATTTATTGCTAAATACTTACAAAATGAATATAATCAACAATTAAAATCACTTAACGCAAAATTAAAAGCAAACGAAATTTCATTAGTTGATCACTCAGTAAGTTTACGTAGATTGTTGCATGATTTCACAATGAATTCTGAAAACCAAAATATTAACTTCTTAAAAACTGAAAAAATTAAATTTAAATCAGATATTAGTGCCGCAAAAAACAAATACAAACTTTATAAGAATGATATGTGTCGTGAAATTGTTGATGGATTTTGACAACGGATTTATGCACAGATATACACTCTTAAAAATCAAGAAGTTGTTGAGTTAAAAAATAACAAACAACAAGCACTTACTGCTAATAACGAGCATTTTGACAAGTTAATTGAAGAAGCAAAAAAAGATATTCAAGACCAACAATTATTAAAAGACAAAATTAAAGAAATTTCAACAGAAAAAACTGAAAAACGCAAGGAAATATTGAAAAAACATAATTCGATAATTGTTGAAAAACAACTTGCGATTTGAAAAGAAAGATCAGAACTAAAAACACAGCAATCACAAGGGGGTAAATAA